One stretch of Paenibacillus sp. FSL R5-0341 DNA includes these proteins:
- a CDS encoding sporulation protein, which yields MSFFKKMLASVGVGAAKVNTELHTPEVTPGGIISGVVYIEGGDVEQNVDRIYLSIKTHYIRERDDRKVKETAVIAKYLLTEGFTLQPGAKLEKDFSFDLPENLPITLHRAEVWVETGLDISSAVDPSDRDRLHVVPSKDMNTVLDAIDILGFKLREVTNDYAPKLGGNLPFVQEFEFVPTSKFRGHLDELEVLFYPMGDSLELLLQIDRRARGLSGIFSEAMGTDESFVRLHLYERHLQRGAHSVAQGLEEVISKHI from the coding sequence ATGTCATTTTTCAAGAAAATGTTAGCCAGTGTAGGTGTTGGAGCAGCCAAAGTAAATACAGAATTGCATACACCAGAGGTCACGCCTGGAGGAATCATCTCGGGGGTTGTGTATATTGAAGGTGGAGATGTGGAACAGAACGTAGATCGAATCTATCTTTCAATCAAAACCCATTACATACGGGAGCGCGATGATCGCAAAGTAAAAGAAACAGCCGTTATAGCCAAATATTTGCTCACCGAAGGATTCACCTTACAGCCTGGTGCCAAATTGGAGAAAGACTTCTCATTTGACCTGCCAGAAAATCTGCCTATTACACTGCATCGTGCAGAAGTTTGGGTAGAAACGGGCCTCGATATCTCAAGCGCTGTGGACCCATCCGACCGGGACAGATTGCATGTTGTGCCTAGCAAAGACATGAACACCGTGCTCGATGCAATTGATATCCTTGGCTTCAAGCTACGTGAAGTGACTAACGACTATGCCCCGAAGCTGGGCGGCAATCTGCCATTTGTGCAGGAATTCGAATTTGTGCCAACGAGCAAGTTCCGTGGGCATCTGGATGAACTGGAAGTGCTGTTCTATCCGATGGGGGATTCACTGGAACTGTTATTACAGATCGACCGCCGCGCTCGTGGCCTCAGTGGAATATTCTCCGAAGCGATGGGAACGGATGAGAGCTTTGTCCGCCTGCATTTGTATGAAAGACACCTGCAGCGGGGTGCGCATTCTGTCGCTCAAGGACTGGAAGAAGTCATATCCAAACATATCTAA
- a CDS encoding cupin domain-containing protein: MNTEFSEQKYGETGVKTSFEQMANGEQKYKMIAEDGSYYCRTVASAQGAWQNSHVHIKLTEFYVVQSGWIAYASYGEDQVLSIQVMREGEHIVVQPGVHHNVYMSANSVIHTIKYGLNTHSDWSASPELDCVTQTLMESELLQTYG, translated from the coding sequence TTGAACACAGAATTCTCAGAACAGAAATATGGTGAAACGGGTGTCAAAACCAGCTTCGAGCAGATGGCGAACGGTGAACAGAAATATAAAATGATAGCAGAAGACGGCAGTTATTATTGCAGAACCGTTGCTTCAGCCCAGGGAGCATGGCAAAACAGTCATGTACATATCAAACTAACGGAGTTTTATGTTGTGCAATCCGGATGGATTGCTTATGCCAGTTATGGAGAAGATCAGGTGCTTTCGATTCAAGTGATGCGTGAAGGAGAGCACATCGTTGTCCAGCCGGGAGTTCATCACAATGTATATATGTCAGCCAATAGCGTTATCCATACAATTAAATATGGGTTGAATACACATAGTGATTGGTCTGCTTCTCCGGAATTAGACTGCGTTACACAAACATTAATGGAGAGCGAATTGCTTCAAACTTACGGATAA
- a CDS encoding GNAT family N-acetyltransferase encodes MNNVYESNEITVRFLEIENEQHLVKWLTDPKVLQYYEGRDRPHDLERVREHFYNQDDNATRGIVEYGGNPIGYIQFYELEEEERTEYGYGDTDEIIYGTDQFIGEVDYWNKGIGTQLVQSMLNFLINEKQARKVVMDPQSWNLRAISCYEKCGFQKIKLLEKHEQHEGQMRDCWLMEYTL; translated from the coding sequence GTGAATAATGTATATGAATCAAATGAAATCACCGTACGTTTTTTGGAAATTGAAAATGAACAACATCTGGTGAAGTGGCTGACTGACCCGAAAGTCCTTCAATACTATGAAGGCCGTGATCGGCCGCATGATCTGGAACGGGTAAGAGAACATTTTTACAATCAGGATGATAATGCTACTCGTGGTATCGTGGAGTATGGAGGAAATCCGATTGGATACATTCAGTTCTATGAGCTTGAGGAAGAGGAACGAACGGAGTATGGTTATGGAGACACGGATGAGATCATCTATGGAACGGACCAGTTTATTGGAGAGGTAGATTACTGGAATAAAGGTATAGGTACACAGTTGGTGCAGTCCATGCTGAATTTTCTGATTAATGAAAAACAAGCCCGTAAAGTGGTTATGGACCCTCAATCCTGGAACTTGCGAGCGATATCCTGTTATGAGAAATGTGGTTTCCAAAAGATTAAACTGTTAGAGAAACATGAGCAGCATGAAGGACAGATGCGAGACTGTTGGCTTATGGAATATACACTGTAG
- a CDS encoding YfiT family bacillithiol transferase, which produces MDERFPIGPFVHTGEVTPAQREQWIQDIAELPERAREAVKGLSEDQLSLPYREGGWMLKQVIHHMADSHMNSMIRFKLALTEDTPTIRPYYEERWAELSDSRELDIEFSLQILDALHRRWVFLLNALTDADYAKQFYHPSSQETTRLDYNLGMYAWHGKHHVAHITSLREKLGI; this is translated from the coding sequence ATGGATGAAAGATTTCCGATAGGACCATTTGTACACACGGGCGAGGTTACGCCTGCACAGAGAGAGCAGTGGATTCAGGACATTGCTGAGCTGCCTGAACGCGCGCGCGAAGCGGTAAAGGGTCTGAGTGAAGATCAATTAAGTCTGCCGTACCGAGAAGGCGGATGGATGCTCAAACAGGTGATTCACCACATGGCAGACAGCCACATGAACAGCATGATTCGTTTCAAGCTGGCCCTGACAGAGGATACACCAACGATTCGGCCTTATTATGAAGAGCGCTGGGCTGAATTGAGTGATTCAAGGGAATTGGATATCGAATTCTCGCTGCAAATTCTGGATGCGCTCCATCGTCGCTGGGTGTTTCTGTTAAACGCGTTGACAGATGCAGATTATGCCAAACAATTCTATCATCCCTCATCGCAAGAAACGACGAGACTGGATTACAATCTGGGCATGTATGCTTGGCATGGCAAACACCATGTTGCCCACATCACATCGCTTAGAGAGAAACTTGGAATATAG
- a CDS encoding GNAT family N-acetyltransferase produces MTDIHIRLLIENDPLVISQAFQAQGWHKSAEQYFHYLAEQQNGKRVTLVAEFNGEFAGYVNVLWVSHYPAFKEQGIPEINDFNVLMKFQRQGIGSRLMDRAEEVILERTDVAGIGVGVFSDYGKAQILYAHRGYIPDGHGVHKLDHYIQPGEETIMDDDVVLYLTKKLRAAQ; encoded by the coding sequence ATGACAGATATACATATACGGCTCTTAATTGAGAATGATCCACTTGTAATCTCGCAGGCTTTTCAAGCGCAGGGATGGCATAAATCTGCCGAGCAGTATTTCCATTACCTAGCTGAACAGCAAAATGGGAAACGTGTGACCCTAGTTGCGGAGTTCAATGGAGAATTTGCCGGTTATGTTAATGTATTATGGGTATCACATTATCCGGCGTTCAAGGAGCAGGGGATTCCTGAAATCAACGATTTCAATGTACTGATGAAGTTCCAGCGCCAAGGGATTGGTTCACGGTTGATGGACCGAGCAGAGGAAGTTATTCTGGAACGAACGGATGTAGCAGGCATTGGTGTAGGTGTGTTTTCCGATTATGGCAAAGCGCAAATTCTATATGCCCATCGCGGGTACATACCAGACGGTCACGGTGTACACAAACTTGATCATTACATTCAGCCGGGTGAAGAAACGATTATGGACGACGATGTTGTACTTTATCTTACGAAGAAGTTAAGAGCCGCGCAATAA
- a CDS encoding VOC family protein, with translation MFSKVGQIMLYVNNQDESLAFWTEIAGFHIVDEVNLDEGMRWIEIAPTPNSQTSIILHDKAFVERMSAGINLGTPSLMFFTENLDQLYADLSGKHVTVGEIVEMPTGRVFNFADNEGNYFAVLERAK, from the coding sequence ATGTTTAGCAAAGTCGGACAGATTATGTTGTATGTCAACAATCAGGATGAATCATTGGCATTTTGGACGGAAATTGCGGGGTTCCATATTGTGGATGAAGTAAACCTTGACGAGGGTATGAGATGGATTGAGATTGCGCCTACCCCAAATTCGCAGACGAGCATTATTCTTCATGACAAGGCGTTTGTGGAGCGGATGTCGGCGGGTATAAATCTGGGCACACCTTCGTTAATGTTCTTCACCGAAAATCTGGATCAATTATATGCCGACTTGTCTGGTAAACATGTAACGGTTGGAGAGATTGTCGAGATGCCAACGGGGCGTGTCTTCAACTTTGCCGATAACGAAGGGAATTACTTTGCTGTACTGGAACGGGCGAAGTAA
- a CDS encoding class I SAM-dependent methyltransferase, whose translation MLDADFRSAKQFWEPFYEDRNRPIPFFPNKPDENLVAHVNAGVLSGGKALELGCGPGRNALYLTRQGYQVDAYDLSETAIAWAKERAAEEQLDVHFECQSVFELAPEQEYDLVYDSGCLHHLLPHQRIPYIEMIHNALRPGGYFGMTCFAPGFGDIGGPETVMNDWQVYQEKSMRGGLAFTEEKLRYMLEDGFECVEFRAMKAMEQHEPCFGVPFLWATLWRKKNS comes from the coding sequence ATGCTCGATGCCGACTTCAGATCTGCCAAGCAGTTTTGGGAGCCTTTCTATGAGGATCGGAACAGACCAATACCCTTTTTCCCAAACAAACCGGATGAAAATCTGGTAGCGCATGTGAACGCAGGTGTGCTGAGTGGTGGCAAGGCCCTGGAACTGGGTTGTGGCCCGGGTAGAAATGCATTGTATTTAACTCGCCAAGGGTATCAGGTAGATGCTTATGATCTTTCGGAGACAGCTATTGCCTGGGCTAAAGAAAGGGCGGCAGAAGAGCAACTGGATGTGCATTTTGAATGCCAATCTGTGTTCGAATTGGCACCAGAGCAAGAATATGATCTTGTCTACGACTCGGGTTGTCTGCATCATCTGTTACCACATCAGCGCATTCCTTACATAGAAATGATCCACAATGCACTCCGTCCAGGAGGATATTTTGGAATGACTTGTTTTGCTCCGGGTTTTGGCGATATTGGTGGGCCGGAGACCGTTATGAATGATTGGCAGGTGTATCAAGAGAAGTCGATGCGAGGTGGTCTTGCGTTCACGGAGGAGAAGCTTCGCTACATGCTGGAAGATGGCTTCGAATGTGTCGAGTTCCGTGCGATGAAGGCGATGGAGCAGCATGAACCGTGTTTTGGTGTACCTTTTCTATGGGCCACGTTGTGGAGAAAGAAAAACTCGTAA
- a CDS encoding SDR family NAD(P)-dependent oxidoreductase has translation MGTGTGRRYFIITGTSKGIGLQLAELLLAMGDYVYGISRGGSDLLESGEGWRGRYRHVQYDLADLTGIDDLITHVLSQIPSQEADFIGLINNAAMLEPLRPIDQCSSAEISQSLNISLAAPMILSSSFIQQTNHLSARRKIVNLSSGSGSYPAPSMAVYCTSKAGMNMFTQCVSLEQTGKQNPVEIIAFDPGMVDTELQAVARGKSAEEFALAGMFNQVYEAGQLRSPRDVAMQLIERMDENSDASHVIHTIES, from the coding sequence ATGGGAACAGGAACAGGAAGAAGATACTTTATCATTACAGGCACATCCAAAGGGATCGGTTTACAACTTGCAGAGTTATTATTGGCTATGGGGGATTACGTTTACGGTATTTCACGCGGGGGTTCGGATCTGTTGGAATCAGGCGAGGGATGGAGGGGGCGTTACCGCCATGTTCAGTACGATCTTGCCGACCTGACTGGGATTGATGATTTGATTACACATGTATTGAGCCAAATTCCGTCTCAGGAAGCCGATTTCATTGGACTTATTAATAACGCAGCGATGCTAGAGCCTCTAAGACCTATCGATCAGTGCAGTTCGGCAGAGATAAGTCAAAGTCTCAACATCAGCCTCGCAGCGCCAATGATATTAAGTTCATCTTTTATTCAACAAACAAATCACCTGTCCGCCAGACGTAAAATTGTCAATCTCTCATCCGGTTCGGGAAGTTATCCCGCGCCTTCAATGGCAGTGTACTGTACATCCAAGGCAGGCATGAACATGTTCACCCAATGCGTATCCTTGGAACAAACAGGAAAACAGAACCCTGTTGAGATTATTGCTTTTGATCCGGGGATGGTCGATACCGAATTACAGGCTGTTGCACGAGGCAAAAGTGCAGAGGAGTTCGCCCTTGCAGGTATGTTCAATCAAGTATATGAAGCAGGACAATTAAGATCGCCACGAGACGTAGCGATGCAGTTGATCGAGCGGATGGACGAAAACAGTGATGCAAGCCATGTTATACACACCATTGAGAGCTAA
- a CDS encoding response regulator transcription factor, translating into MFKIMLIEDDESLFNEIKERLSQWSYDVYGVQDFGKVLQEYSVIQPQLVIIDIQLPQYDGFHWCRIIRSHSNVPIIFLSSRDHPADMVMSMHLGADDFIQKPFHFDVLIAKIQATLRRVYNYNTEHIELRTWRGAAIEYVKNTLTCGDESVLLTKNEMFILKVLVEHKNQIVTREDLIRSLWDHEHFVSDNTLTVNVNRLRKKLEPIGLDGYIETKVGQGYMATEEAEA; encoded by the coding sequence TTGTTTAAAATTATGCTCATTGAAGACGACGAATCATTATTCAATGAAATCAAGGAACGTTTGTCCCAATGGTCGTATGACGTGTATGGTGTGCAGGACTTTGGCAAGGTATTGCAGGAGTACAGCGTAATTCAGCCGCAACTGGTCATTATTGATATTCAGTTACCCCAATATGACGGGTTCCATTGGTGCCGGATAATTCGTTCGCACTCCAATGTGCCGATTATCTTTTTGTCCTCACGGGATCATCCTGCCGATATGGTCATGTCCATGCATTTGGGTGCAGATGATTTTATCCAGAAGCCTTTTCATTTCGATGTATTGATTGCCAAGATCCAAGCGACTTTGCGGAGGGTGTACAACTATAATACAGAGCATATAGAACTCCGAACCTGGCGCGGTGCGGCTATTGAATATGTGAAAAATACGTTGACCTGCGGGGATGAATCCGTCCTGTTAACCAAAAATGAGATGTTCATCCTTAAAGTGCTGGTCGAGCACAAAAATCAAATTGTTACCCGTGAGGATCTCATCCGGAGCTTGTGGGATCATGAGCATTTCGTGAGTGACAATACGCTCACGGTAAACGTTAACCGGTTACGGAAGAAACTTGAACCCATTGGACTGGACGGTTACATTGAAACCAAAGTAGGTCAGGGCTACATGGCAACGGAAGAGGCAGAAGCATGA
- a CDS encoding sensor histidine kinase, translating to MIGKYIREKASWLWLLVSMQLIILLVAYLDSSIPFQSVMYIVGLNVVVCLVFIWARYLKETRFYKKLNTWDHTYDLGELEIAESPYELIVHEAVTSQTQRYRKESSHHFIALEQEKDEMLSWIHEVKTPLTALQLMIERLPDDKLQNQMTYEWLRIHQLLDQQLHQKRIPFMHNDLFIEETELEPVLNSEIRALKSWCISKGIGFDVSLMVSHVLTDSKWLGFILRQLLSNAVKYSDSSDILIESREQDGHIILMIQDHGRGIEVQDLPRIFDKGFTSTRGRMDGAATGMGLYLVRQVVQTLHMSIHVESSPGEGTTVALTFPRKNDMVHLAGV from the coding sequence ATGATCGGAAAGTACATACGAGAAAAGGCTAGCTGGTTATGGCTGTTGGTAAGCATGCAGCTCATTATCTTATTGGTGGCCTACCTGGACTCGTCCATTCCATTTCAATCTGTGATGTATATCGTAGGATTGAATGTAGTGGTATGTCTTGTTTTTATCTGGGCGAGATACCTGAAAGAAACCCGCTTTTATAAAAAGTTGAACACTTGGGATCATACCTATGATCTTGGAGAGCTTGAGATCGCCGAGAGTCCCTATGAACTCATCGTACACGAGGCTGTTACCTCCCAAACGCAGCGGTATCGTAAGGAGTCATCACATCATTTTATCGCTTTGGAACAGGAGAAGGATGAGATGTTGTCCTGGATTCATGAGGTGAAGACCCCACTGACTGCGTTGCAACTGATGATAGAGCGCTTGCCAGATGATAAGCTACAGAACCAAATGACATATGAATGGTTACGAATTCATCAGTTGCTGGATCAGCAGCTTCATCAGAAACGTATTCCGTTCATGCATAATGATCTGTTCATCGAAGAGACCGAACTTGAACCGGTATTGAATAGCGAGATACGAGCACTGAAATCGTGGTGCATTTCCAAAGGCATTGGCTTTGATGTGTCTTTAATGGTATCGCACGTGCTGACAGACAGCAAATGGTTAGGCTTCATCCTCCGGCAGTTGTTGAGCAATGCGGTGAAGTATAGTGATTCATCGGATATTCTCATTGAAAGTCGGGAACAGGATGGACACATCATACTCATGATTCAGGATCACGGGCGGGGGATTGAGGTTCAAGATCTGCCACGTATATTTGATAAAGGATTTACGTCTACCCGAGGCAGAATGGATGGGGCGGCTACCGGGATGGGTTTGTATTTGGTTCGTCAGGTGGTCCAGACGCTTCATATGAGCATTCATGTAGAATCTTCTCCTGGTGAGGGCACAACCGTCGCACTTACTTTTCCGCGAAAAAACGACATGGTGCATCTTGCAGGCGTGTGA
- a CDS encoding ABC transporter ATP-binding protein, with translation MWILEAKKIHKVYGNKLNKQEVLKGIDLGVSKGEFVGIMGPSGSGKTTLLNVLSSIDRVSQGTIGIEGKEFTGMKEKQLAEFRKHHLGFIFQEYNLLDTLTVKENVLLPLSITSIPKQEAHRKFEQIARELGIYELKDKYPSEISGGQKQRTSAARAFVHDPSIIFADEPTGALDSKSASDLLGKLSDMNSARKATIIMVTHDPVAASYCSRVIFIRDGQIYTQLNKGDESRQSFFNDIIKTQGVLGGVQQ, from the coding sequence ATGTGGATACTGGAAGCCAAAAAAATTCATAAAGTCTATGGTAATAAACTGAATAAACAGGAAGTGCTGAAGGGGATCGACCTCGGGGTAAGCAAGGGAGAGTTTGTTGGTATTATGGGGCCTTCGGGTTCGGGTAAAACAACGCTGCTTAATGTACTTTCCTCCATTGATCGGGTGAGTCAGGGCACGATTGGTATTGAGGGCAAGGAATTCACTGGAATGAAGGAGAAACAGCTGGCTGAGTTCCGCAAACATCATCTGGGCTTTATTTTTCAGGAATACAATCTGCTGGATACCCTTACGGTGAAGGAAAATGTATTATTACCGCTCTCGATTACGAGCATTCCAAAGCAGGAGGCACACCGGAAGTTTGAACAGATTGCCCGTGAACTGGGAATCTACGAATTGAAAGACAAGTATCCATCTGAGATTTCAGGGGGGCAGAAGCAGCGGACTTCGGCAGCACGAGCATTTGTCCACGATCCAAGTATCATTTTTGCGGATGAGCCGACAGGAGCGTTGGATTCCAAGTCCGCTTCGGATCTGCTCGGCAAGTTAAGTGATATGAACAGCGCACGAAAGGCGACCATCATTATGGTTACCCATGATCCGGTTGCCGCAAGTTATTGCAGCAGAGTGATCTTCATTCGAGACGGTCAGATCTACACCCAGCTGAATAAAGGAGACGAGTCCCGACAATCGTTCTTCAACGATATTATCAAAACCCAAGGCGTATTGGGTGGTGTACAGCAATGA
- a CDS encoding ABC transporter permease: MSLNYIIFRNLRKNLKNYYLYVFALVFSVALYFSFVTLQYDPSMDEVAASTKGAAAIGASSVLLIVIVGIFLLYANTIFIKRRSKEIGLFQLIGLTKGRIFGILSAENSILYFGSMAIGVLIGFLASKLVLMILFKILGVDAITRLYFSPMALMQTVIVFTIMYLLIMLMNYTFIKRQSILSLFRVSATSEQQVQKMSFGQMIIGVLGIALIVYGYFMSARLFSGEAMDMQQLMYTMILILFSVILGTYLFYKGSVSFIFNLIRKSKNGYLTIHEVLSLSSIMFRMKSNALLLTIITTVSALAIGMLSLSYISYYSAEAQAKESLPEDFSFAQVDMKNRFVAELDHKQIPYEENHREPIYIEIDAQEVMDESMADQYLLSSVVSDNMVDNIVLKPGEVVFMGYGNAIQQLITIQEKGPIVLHGLKRTLDQHLIGTTKQGVLPAYYTGGTPVAVVHETVYQQLRQDLDPELQKPERADYYGVRIKNEGQAEDAYAVYKEQQLEAPSFSQIEFRNNQRNTMGLIMFIVGFLGLTFLITSGCILYFKQMNESEEEKGNYTILRKLGFTQSNLLRGIQIKQLFNFGIPLVVGLSHSYFAVKSGWFFFGTELATPTVIVMIVYTLLYSIFGLLSVWYYKRVIKEAL; the protein is encoded by the coding sequence ATGAGCTTGAATTATATCATCTTCCGCAATCTCAGGAAAAATCTAAAGAATTATTATCTCTATGTATTTGCGCTTGTGTTCAGTGTGGCCTTATATTTTTCTTTTGTGACGTTACAGTATGATCCTTCCATGGATGAGGTGGCTGCTTCAACGAAAGGTGCGGCGGCTATAGGCGCATCTTCGGTACTGTTAATCGTCATTGTCGGCATCTTTTTGCTCTATGCCAATACGATCTTTATCAAGCGGCGTAGCAAAGAAATTGGATTATTTCAATTGATCGGACTGACGAAAGGCAGAATTTTTGGTATTTTGAGTGCGGAGAACAGTATTCTTTATTTTGGCTCCATGGCCATTGGTGTGTTAATTGGGTTTCTTGCGTCCAAGCTTGTATTGATGATATTGTTCAAAATTCTCGGTGTGGACGCGATTACGAGATTGTATTTCTCTCCGATGGCACTGATGCAAACGGTGATTGTCTTTACGATTATGTATTTGCTCATCATGCTGATGAACTACACCTTTATCAAGAGACAGAGCATTCTCTCGCTCTTTCGGGTGTCTGCCACTTCGGAGCAGCAGGTGCAGAAGATGTCGTTTGGACAGATGATTATTGGCGTCTTGGGTATTGCCCTGATTGTGTATGGATACTTCATGTCTGCACGGTTGTTCAGCGGTGAGGCAATGGATATGCAGCAGTTGATGTATACAATGATCCTGATTCTGTTCTCGGTCATACTGGGGACATACCTGTTCTATAAGGGTTCGGTAAGTTTTATTTTTAATCTGATTCGCAAAAGTAAAAACGGATACCTTACCATTCATGAGGTGTTGTCTTTATCTTCAATCATGTTCCGCATGAAATCCAATGCATTGCTGCTCACGATTATTACAACCGTGTCGGCGCTTGCCATTGGCATGCTGTCGCTCAGTTACATTTCGTATTATTCGGCAGAGGCGCAGGCCAAGGAAAGCTTGCCGGAGGATTTTTCTTTTGCTCAGGTGGATATGAAAAATCGCTTTGTAGCCGAGTTGGATCACAAACAGATTCCATATGAAGAGAATCACAGAGAGCCGATTTATATTGAAATTGACGCTCAAGAAGTGATGGATGAGTCCATGGCGGACCAGTACCTGCTCAGTAGTGTGGTGAGTGACAACATGGTGGATAACATTGTTCTGAAGCCAGGTGAAGTGGTTTTCATGGGATATGGAAATGCCATTCAGCAGTTGATTACCATTCAGGAGAAAGGTCCAATCGTCTTGCATGGATTGAAGCGAACGCTAGACCAGCACCTGATCGGAACCACCAAACAGGGAGTCCTTCCCGCGTACTATACTGGGGGTACACCGGTTGCGGTAGTGCATGAAACGGTATATCAGCAGCTGCGACAGGATCTCGATCCCGAGCTTCAGAAACCCGAGCGGGCTGACTACTATGGTGTACGTATTAAAAACGAGGGGCAGGCAGAAGATGCATACGCCGTATATAAGGAGCAGCAGTTGGAAGCACCAAGTTTCTCCCAGATTGAGTTCAGAAATAACCAACGTAACACGATGGGCCTAATTATGTTCATTGTTGGATTCCTTGGGTTGACGTTCTTGATCACATCGGGATGTATCCTGTACTTTAAACAAATGAATGAAAGCGAAGAGGAGAAGGGTAATTATACCATTCTTCGTAAACTTGGATTCACGCAAAGCAATCTGTTGAGAGGAATTCAGATCAAGCAGTTGTTTAACTTCGGTATTCCGCTTGTGGTGGGATTGAGTCATAGTTACTTTGCCGTGAAGTCAGGTTGGTTCTTCTTTGGTACGGAGCTGGCGACACCTACGGTCATTGTTATGATAGTCTATACATTGCTATATTCAATTTTTGGTCTGTTGTCTGTGTGGTACTATAAACGGGTGATTAAGGAAGCTTTGTAG
- a CDS encoding SRPBCC family protein yields the protein MHYTYLYKVVQNEPKVGGTWEIVDHREGKDYRAIGEYLEIDPPSRLVLTFEMPQFSETVDTITVEVTSHGERSELTFTQHIIVPHEEGWTRDDIEKAILKYNTGSEQG from the coding sequence TTGCATTATACTTATCTGTATAAAGTTGTACAGAATGAACCCAAAGTCGGCGGTACTTGGGAAATCGTAGACCATCGTGAGGGGAAAGATTATAGAGCTATTGGAGAATACTTGGAGATTGATCCACCCAGCCGATTGGTGCTTACATTTGAGATGCCACAATTTAGCGAAACTGTTGATACGATTACCGTTGAAGTCACTTCTCATGGAGAGCGTTCCGAGCTGACGTTCACACAACATATTATCGTTCCTCATGAAGAAGGCTGGACTAGAGACGATATTGAAAAAGCAATCCTTAAATACAACACCGGTTCTGAGCAGGGATAG
- the pgsA gene encoding CDP-diacylglycerol--glycerol-3-phosphate 3-phosphatidyltransferase yields the protein MNLANKITLARIALIPLFIICFLNQQSVMIALIIFAVAAGTDKLDGYVARKYNQITNLGKLLDPLADKLLIAVALIMMVQENMISSWIAVIIIGREIVITALRMVATEQGIALAADRYGKIKMVLQVGAIVAIMLNNYPFQLLTDIRVDVALLWLAAGVTLLSGMNYIIVNYKLLR from the coding sequence ATGAATCTGGCAAATAAAATCACGTTGGCTAGAATCGCGTTGATTCCGTTGTTTATAATCTGTTTCCTCAATCAGCAAAGTGTGATGATTGCTCTAATTATTTTTGCAGTAGCAGCAGGTACGGATAAACTGGATGGATATGTGGCTAGAAAATATAATCAGATCACGAATCTGGGAAAGCTACTTGATCCGCTGGCGGATAAACTGTTGATTGCGGTAGCGCTCATCATGATGGTGCAGGAGAATATGATCAGTTCATGGATTGCTGTAATCATTATTGGGCGTGAAATTGTCATTACAGCGTTACGAATGGTAGCAACAGAGCAGGGTATTGCTCTTGCAGCCGATCGATATGGTAAGATCAAAATGGTGCTTCAGGTGGGAGCGATCGTTGCCATAATGCTCAACAATTATCCGTTTCAGCTACTGACTGATATCCGGGTGGACGTGGCATTATTATGGCTTGCAGCAGGTGTTACCCTCTTATCCGGGATGAATTACATTATCGTAAATTATAAACTGCTGAGATAA
- a CDS encoding GNAT family N-acetyltransferase: MFKGNITPSTSEDSAYVRQQLVAYNATHVSEELRNRYEEFNFNIKNEAGEIVAGVLSTLCWNWLELDILWVDSDQRHRGYGSQLLLEVERIAREKSCDFIMLNTFSYQAPEFYKKHGYQLITTIENAPTGHCHYYFKKDLN; the protein is encoded by the coding sequence ATGTTTAAAGGAAATATAACCCCAAGCACTTCAGAAGATTCGGCATATGTTCGCCAGCAATTAGTCGCATACAATGCGACCCATGTGAGCGAGGAATTAAGAAATCGGTATGAAGAATTTAATTTTAATATCAAAAATGAGGCTGGCGAAATTGTCGCAGGAGTGCTCAGTACACTTTGCTGGAACTGGCTGGAACTTGATATCCTTTGGGTGGACTCCGATCAGCGGCATCGGGGATACGGTTCCCAGTTGTTGCTTGAGGTGGAGCGTATTGCGCGCGAGAAATCCTGTGATTTTATTATGTTAAATACATTCTCATACCAAGCACCGGAATTCTACAAGAAGCACGGATATCAATTGATTACAACGATCGAGAATGCTCCAACAGGGCATTGCCATTATTATTTTAAGAAGGACCTCAATTAA